In one Mustela lutreola isolate mMusLut2 chromosome 8, mMusLut2.pri, whole genome shotgun sequence genomic region, the following are encoded:
- the LOC131838118 gene encoding large ribosomal subunit protein uL1-like: MSSKVSRDTLYEAVREVLHGNQRKRRKFLETVELQISLKNYDPQKDKRFSGTVRLKSTPRPKFSMCVLGDQQHYDEAKAVDIPHMDIEALKKLNKNKKLVKKLAKKYDAFLASESLIKQIPRILGPGLNKAGKFPSLLTHNENMVAKVDEVKSTIKFQMKKVLCLAVAVGHMKMTDDELVYNIHLAVNFLVSLLKKNWQNVRALYIKSTMGKPQRLY; this comes from the coding sequence ATGAGCAGCAAAGTGTCCCGCGACACCCTGTACGAGGCGGTGCGGGAAGTCCTGCACGGGAACCAGCGCAAGCGCCGGAAGTTTTTGGAGACGGTGGAGCTGCAGATCAGCCTGAAGAACTACGACCCTCAGAAGGACAAACGCTTCTCGGGCACCGTCAGGCTTAAGTCCACTCCCCGCCCCAAGTTCTCCATGTGTGTTTTGGGGGACCAGCAGCACTATGATGAGGCCAAGGCAGTGGATATTCCCCACATGGACATTGAGGCGCTGAAGAAACTCAACAAGAATAAGAAGTTAGTCAAGAAGCTGGCCAAGAAGTATGATGCCTTTTTGGCTTCAGAATCTCTGATCAAGCAGATCCCACGAATCCTGGGCCCAGGCCTGAATAAGGCTGGCAAGTTTCCTTCCTTGCTGACCCACAATGAGAACATGGTGGCCAAAGTGGATGAAGTGAAGTCTACCATCAAATTCCAGATGAAGAAGGTGCTGTGTCTAGCAGTGGCTGTTGGCCACATGAAGATGACAGATGATGAGCTCGTGTACAACATCCACTTAGCAGTCAATTTCCTAGTGTCCTTGCTCAAGAAGAATTGGCAGAACGTCCGGGCTTTGTACATCAAGAGCACCATGGGCAAGCCCCAGCGCCTGTACTAA